A part of Paroedura picta isolate Pp20150507F chromosome 7, Ppicta_v3.0, whole genome shotgun sequence genomic DNA contains:
- the SEC11C gene encoding signal peptidase complex catalytic subunit SEC11C produces the protein MDIFGDLRRMNKRQLYYQVLNFAMIVSSALMIWKGLIVITGSESPIVVVLSGSMEPAFHRGDLLFLTNFRDDPIRAGEIVVFKVEGRDIPIVHRVIKVHEKENGNIKFLTKGDNNEVDDRGLYKEGQNWLEKKDVVGRARGFLPYVGMVTIIMNDYPKFKYALLAVMGAYVLLKRES, from the exons CTCTACTACCAAGTCTTAAATTTCGCCATGATCGTGTCCTCGGCCCTCATGATCTGGAAGGGCCTCATTGTGATCACTGGCAGCGAGAGCCCCATCGTCGTCGTCCTGAG CGGCAGTATGGAACCAGCCTTTCACAGGGGGGACCTCTTGTTCTTGACAAACTTCCGAGACGACCCCATCAGAGCTGGAGAAATTGTCGTGTTTAAAGTGGAAGGCAGAGACATCCCGATCGTGCACAGAGTAATCAAGGTTCACGAAAA AGAAAATGGCAACATCAAATTTCTGACCAAGGGCGATAACAACGAAGTTGATGATAGAGGCTTGTACAAAGAAGGCCAGAACTGGCTGGAAAAGAAGGACGTGGTAGGAAGAGCACGAGG GTTTTTGCCTTACGTTGGAATGGTGACCATAATCATGAATGACTATCCAAAATTCAAG TACGCTCTCCTGGCTGTCATGGGTGCCTACGTACTGCTGAAAAGAGAATCATAA